Proteins co-encoded in one Deltaproteobacteria bacterium genomic window:
- a CDS encoding RNA polymerase sigma factor RpoD: MTKESTMEELNKMISLTKEKEYLDLEETEETLPPELVGTEPIDDMIYLFDETDIQILEGAPRVRAKEKADEDRIEEEEEELKWGPDTGIKTNDPVKMYLKEMGYYSLLTREGEVEIAKRIEDGKHEVMDALLESPVGIKEILTLGERFEQGAIKLREIVRDMDDEDPFIETEAHRAKVLQLFSEMAELYEKNRKLHEKLSHDLPSPRRKKIRDQIEANKALIVEGLKELRLDKRQIDRIINKMRGFVERIEKGERETEECVEKTCVALPELKKA; the protein is encoded by the coding sequence ATGACCAAAGAAAGCACCATGGAAGAACTTAACAAAATGATTTCTCTAACCAAGGAAAAGGAATATCTGGATCTGGAGGAGACCGAGGAAACGCTTCCCCCCGAATTGGTCGGAACAGAACCGATCGACGATATGATCTATCTGTTCGACGAAACCGATATCCAGATCCTGGAAGGCGCCCCTCGAGTCCGCGCCAAAGAAAAAGCCGATGAAGATCGGATAGAAGAAGAAGAAGAGGAACTGAAATGGGGACCGGATACCGGGATCAAGACGAATGATCCGGTTAAAATGTATTTGAAAGAAATGGGATACTACTCTTTACTTACCCGTGAGGGGGAAGTGGAGATTGCCAAAAGGATAGAAGACGGAAAACATGAGGTTATGGATGCCCTGTTAGAGTCTCCGGTAGGGATCAAGGAAATCCTGACCCTGGGCGAAAGATTTGAGCAGGGGGCGATTAAACTCAGGGAGATCGTTCGAGACATGGATGATGAGGACCCCTTTATCGAAACGGAGGCCCATAGGGCGAAAGTGCTTCAACTTTTTTCCGAGATGGCCGAACTTTATGAAAAAAACCGAAAACTCCATGAGAAATTAAGTCATGATCTTCCCTCCCCCCGAAGAAAAAAAATTCGAGACCAGATTGAGGCCAACAAGGCTTTAATCGTAGAAGGACTTAAGGAACTCCGTTTGGATAAGAGACAGATCGATCGTATTATCAATAAAATGAGGGGATTTGTCGAGCGGATCGAAAAAGGGGAAAGGGAAACTGAAGAGTGTGTAGAGAAGACCTGTGTGGCTTTGCCGGAACTCAAAAAAGC